One window of Phycisphaerae bacterium genomic DNA carries:
- a CDS encoding rubrerythrin family protein has product MATTDNLKAAFAGESQANRKYLAFAQKAEADGFPQVARLFRAAAEAETIHAHAHLRVLHGVQGTADNLKVAMEGEAHEFRSMYPEFVAEAEREGQKAALTSFRNAMAVEKTHHDLYSAALKAVQAGRDLPAAPIYVCAVCGHTVIGEAPDKCPVCNAARSKFAAVA; this is encoded by the coding sequence ATGGCGACCACCGACAATCTCAAGGCGGCGTTTGCCGGCGAAAGCCAGGCCAACCGCAAGTACCTGGCGTTTGCGCAGAAGGCGGAGGCCGATGGCTTCCCGCAGGTCGCCCGGCTGTTCCGGGCGGCGGCCGAGGCGGAGACCATCCACGCGCACGCCCACCTGCGGGTGCTGCACGGCGTGCAGGGCACGGCGGACAACTTGAAGGTGGCAATGGAGGGCGAGGCGCACGAGTTTCGAAGTATGTACCCGGAGTTTGTCGCGGAGGCCGAGCGCGAGGGTCAGAAGGCGGCGCTGACATCGTTCCGCAACGCCATGGCGGTGGAGAAGACGCATCACGATCTGTACTCCGCGGCGTTGAAGGCGGTGCAGGCCGGGCGCGACTTGCCCGCCGCCCCGATCTACGTCTGCGCCGTGTGCGGCCACACGGTGATCGGCGAGGCGCCGGACAAGTGTCCGGTGTGCAACGCTGCCCGCAGCAAGTTCGCCGCCGTGGCGTGA
- the recR gene encoding recombination protein RecR, which produces MSESTLTGPLQRLMDELKKLPGIGARSAERIAFHLLKAERDEALALAKAIVATKDEIRPCARCYNLADAELCHICADGRRDQAQIVVVEQPKDLLSLEATGLITGVYHVLMGHIAPLEGLGPADLTIDALVQRVRAGDVREVILATNPTLEGDATALHITSVLADTGVNVTRLARGIAPGSQIEFANRAMLEAAIRGRKQA; this is translated from the coding sequence ATGAGTGAATCAACGCTGACGGGTCCGCTGCAACGGCTGATGGACGAGCTGAAGAAGCTGCCGGGCATCGGGGCGCGCTCGGCGGAGCGGATCGCGTTCCACCTGTTGAAGGCCGAGCGTGACGAGGCGCTGGCGCTGGCGAAGGCGATCGTCGCGACGAAGGACGAGATCCGCCCGTGCGCGCGGTGCTACAACCTGGCCGACGCGGAGCTGTGCCACATCTGTGCCGATGGCCGCCGCGACCAGGCCCAGATCGTCGTCGTGGAGCAGCCGAAGGACTTGTTGAGCCTGGAAGCCACCGGCCTGATCACCGGCGTGTACCACGTCCTGATGGGGCACATCGCGCCGCTCGAGGGGCTGGGGCCGGCGGACCTGACGATCGACGCACTCGTGCAGCGCGTGAGGGCCGGCGACGTGCGCGAGGTGATTCTCGCGACGAACCCGACGCTCGAAGGCGACGCGACGGCGTTGCACATCACGAGCGTGCTGGCAGACACCGGCGTGAACGTGACACGCCTGGCGCGCGGAATTGCGCCGGGGTCGCAGATCGAGTTTGCCAACCGAGCGATGCTCGAGGCGGCGATTCGCGGCCGGAAACAGGCATAG
- a CDS encoding YbaB/EbfC family nucleoid-associated protein — MNLMKNAGQIKQGMQDMNERLQAARFVGEAGGGQVQATVDGRGEMVALKIDPALVQAGDVEMLEDLTCAAVRDAVNRSRAAVQKEMQELTGGLNLPGMGDLLGGGRP, encoded by the coding sequence ATGAACCTGATGAAGAACGCCGGCCAGATCAAGCAGGGCATGCAGGACATGAACGAGCGCTTGCAGGCGGCGCGGTTCGTGGGCGAGGCCGGGGGTGGGCAGGTGCAGGCCACCGTCGACGGGCGCGGCGAGATGGTCGCCCTGAAGATCGACCCGGCGCTGGTCCAGGCCGGCGACGTCGAGATGCTCGAGGACCTGACCTGCGCCGCGGTCCGCGATGCCGTCAATCGCAGCCGGGCCGCCGTGCAGAAGGAGATGCAGGAGCTCACTGGCGGGCTGAACCTGCCGGGCATGGGTGACCTGCTGGGCGGGGGCCGACCGTAG
- the dnaX gene encoding DNA polymerase III subunit gamma/tau has translation MAYTVLARKYRSRTFTEVIGQEPIATTLVNAIQVGRIHHGYLFTGTRGVGKTSMARILAKALNCLKYDAPTATPCCECDVCRAIAEGQDVDVLEIDAASNTGVDNIRELRSNTAYRPARARFKVYIIDEVHMLSTGAFNALLKTLEEPPEHVKFILATTEIHKVPATIQSRCQRFNFRNIGPEAIAQRLAEIAVAEGAQAEPAVVQRVARLANGSMRDALSILDQLLAVSPQKLSAAVLDELLPPAQDERIFSLLQHAAAGDVPALLSELDGILGAGQGLEVFCNDTIEIARTLLLVRTCGPDAAMVDVPAGARDAYVALSQRFELSHYVQMIAMLEELRRNVRYSGVGRALTEAVLVRIARMHAWASIEQLLRQVPAAADSGGEKKKLPPVRPAVSPPVHTTSAKVMHPGPGGQASGLSPDRPEVGPPVDVVRRSGPNLPSLDEPDVEHDGLTQIPDDYQSVETPPAAAPAPAGELVRREISAEERRRVEQDPLVRQALELFDGVLIHVERRAAAPTVADPLAE, from the coding sequence GTGGCATATACCGTCCTGGCCCGCAAATACCGCAGCCGCACCTTCACCGAGGTCATCGGCCAGGAGCCGATCGCCACGACCCTGGTCAACGCCATCCAGGTCGGCCGGATCCACCACGGCTACCTGTTCACCGGCACGCGCGGCGTCGGCAAGACGAGCATGGCCCGCATCCTGGCCAAGGCCCTCAACTGCCTGAAATACGACGCCCCGACCGCCACGCCGTGCTGCGAGTGCGACGTCTGCCGGGCGATCGCCGAAGGGCAGGACGTCGACGTGCTTGAGATCGACGCGGCCAGCAACACGGGCGTGGACAACATTCGCGAATTGCGGAGCAACACCGCCTACCGGCCGGCGCGGGCCCGCTTCAAGGTCTACATCATCGACGAAGTGCACATGCTCTCGACCGGCGCGTTCAACGCGCTGCTGAAGACGCTCGAAGAGCCGCCCGAGCACGTCAAGTTCATCCTCGCCACCACCGAGATTCACAAGGTTCCGGCCACGATCCAGAGCCGCTGCCAGCGCTTCAATTTCCGCAACATCGGCCCCGAGGCGATCGCGCAGCGTCTTGCGGAGATTGCTGTCGCCGAGGGGGCGCAGGCTGAGCCGGCGGTGGTGCAGCGCGTGGCGCGGCTGGCCAACGGCTCGATGCGCGACGCCCTGAGCATTCTGGACCAACTGCTCGCGGTGTCGCCCCAGAAGCTGAGTGCGGCGGTGCTCGACGAGTTGCTTCCGCCGGCCCAGGACGAACGCATCTTCAGCCTGTTGCAGCACGCCGCCGCGGGCGACGTGCCCGCGCTGCTGAGCGAGCTGGACGGCATCCTCGGGGCCGGGCAGGGGCTGGAGGTTTTCTGTAACGACACGATTGAGATCGCGCGAACGCTGCTGCTTGTGCGGACCTGCGGGCCGGATGCGGCGATGGTGGACGTGCCAGCCGGGGCGCGCGATGCGTACGTCGCGCTCAGCCAGCGTTTCGAGCTGTCGCACTACGTGCAGATGATCGCCATGCTGGAGGAGCTGCGCCGCAACGTGCGCTACAGTGGCGTGGGCCGGGCGCTGACGGAGGCCGTGCTCGTGCGCATCGCGCGGATGCACGCGTGGGCGTCGATCGAGCAACTGCTCCGCCAGGTGCCGGCCGCGGCTGACAGCGGTGGCGAAAAAAAAAAGCTCCCGCCCGTCCGGCCGGCGGTAAGTCCCCCCGTTCACACAACGAGCGCTAAGGTTATGCATCCCGGCCCTGGAGGACAGGCCTCCGGCCTGTCGCCTGACCGACCAGAGGTCGGTCCCCCAGTGGATGTTGTCCGGCGCTCGGGACCGAACCTGCCATCGCTGGACGAACCGGACGTGGAGCACGACGGCCTGACACAGATTCCGGATGACTATCAGTCGGTGGAAACGCCGCCGGCTGCAGCCCCCGCGCCCGCCGGCGAGCTCGTCCGGCGCGAGATCTCGGCTGAGGAGCGGCGGCGGGTGGAGCAGGATCCGCTGGTACGGCAGGCGCTGGAGCTTTTTGACGGAGTTTTGATTCATGTCGAGCGGCGGGCTGCGGCCCCGACCGTTGCGGACCCCCTTGCGGAGTGA
- a CDS encoding OmpA family protein, producing MAIKKREAPSGAPDWIVTYGDMMSLLLCFFIMLAALANYDKQDKRLMTAIESIREALGTPGQVGWLPADEIDLNSLHQQLIEVVHLTNRNNRARADAEGLEGPDAAVRNIRDGVEFVVGGPVAFTRFSAELRPEAEPLLAGFAERVRGFRNKLEIRGHATREPLPADAPFSSDMALAFARGEAVRLKLIELGIAPERIRVSAAGAYEPLVRPAYGEGQLAQNRRVEIRVYDTCVEDFEDPEPRLDASGAEG from the coding sequence ATGGCGATCAAGAAGCGTGAGGCTCCATCGGGGGCGCCGGACTGGATCGTCACCTACGGCGACATGATGTCGCTGCTGCTGTGCTTCTTCATCATGCTGGCGGCCCTGGCGAACTACGACAAGCAGGACAAGCGCCTGATGACTGCCATCGAGTCGATCCGCGAGGCGCTGGGCACGCCGGGACAGGTTGGCTGGCTGCCTGCCGACGAAATCGATCTCAACTCCCTCCACCAGCAACTGATCGAGGTGGTGCATCTGACGAACCGGAACAACCGTGCCCGGGCCGACGCGGAGGGGCTGGAAGGCCCCGACGCGGCCGTGCGCAACATCCGCGACGGGGTGGAGTTCGTGGTCGGCGGCCCGGTTGCCTTCACCCGCTTCAGCGCTGAGCTCCGTCCGGAAGCCGAGCCGCTGCTGGCCGGATTCGCGGAGCGCGTGCGCGGCTTCCGCAACAAGCTTGAGATCCGCGGTCACGCCACCCGTGAACCGCTGCCTGCCGATGCACCGTTCTCCAGCGACATGGCCCTGGCGTTTGCCCGTGGCGAGGCGGTCCGTCTGAAGCTGATCGAACTCGGCATCGCGCCCGAGCGCATCCGCGTCAGCGCCGCCGGCGCGTACGAGCCTCTGGTCCGCCCGGCCTACGGCGAGGGTCAACTGGCCCAGAACCGGCGCGTCGAAATCCGCGTGTACGACACGTGCGTCGAGGATTTTGAGGATCCGGAACCCCGGCTGGATGCTTCGGGCGCGGAGGGGTAA
- a CDS encoding MotA/TolQ/ExbB proton channel family protein has translation MDLATLIGFVAGAVIFIGSLIAGAGDSIGGFLDYPSVIMVLGGGISMTLLSVRLDRFLGFLSIVKNALFTHRKSPLQMIQELVRLAEVSRREGVLALEKYLEEIDDRFVATALRMVVDGMDPDTVKQSMEAEMAAIDFRHGESKQVVDLLGKYAPAFGMIGTLVGLVIMLSNMDDPKKIGPGMAVAILTTLYGAIMANMVCLPLADKLSNRHAQEMLNLTIAQAAVLGIQAGDNPRILQSKLTVYLSPRLRAKLESEKSS, from the coding sequence ATGGACCTTGCGACGCTCATTGGCTTTGTCGCCGGTGCGGTCATCTTCATCGGGTCGCTGATCGCTGGAGCGGGTGACTCCATCGGCGGCTTCCTCGATTATCCCTCGGTCATCATGGTGCTGGGCGGCGGCATTTCGATGACGCTGCTCAGCGTGCGCTTGGATCGCTTCCTGGGGTTCCTGTCGATCGTCAAGAACGCGCTCTTCACCCACCGGAAGTCGCCACTGCAGATGATCCAGGAACTCGTGCGGCTGGCCGAGGTCAGCCGGCGCGAGGGTGTGCTGGCCCTCGAGAAATACCTGGAGGAAATTGACGACCGCTTCGTGGCAACGGCGCTGCGGATGGTCGTGGACGGCATGGACCCGGACACCGTCAAGCAGAGCATGGAGGCCGAGATGGCGGCGATCGACTTCCGCCATGGCGAGAGCAAGCAGGTGGTCGACCTGCTCGGCAAGTACGCCCCCGCGTTCGGGATGATCGGCACGCTGGTCGGGCTGGTGATCATGCTGTCGAACATGGATGACCCGAAGAAGATCGGGCCTGGCATGGCGGTGGCGATCCTGACGACGTTGTACGGCGCGATCATGGCCAACATGGTCTGTCTGCCACTCGCCGACAAGCTCAGCAACCGCCATGCGCAGGAGATGTTGAATCTGACGATCGCGCAGGCGGCCGTGCTGGGCATTCAGGCCGGGGACAACCCGCGCATTCTCCAGTCCAAGCTGACCGTTTACCTGTCGCCGCGGCTGCGCGCGAAGCTGGAAAGCGAGAAGAGCAGCTAG
- the ligA gene encoding NAD-dependent DNA ligase LigA gives MSPGKPGPADIAARIAELRAELRRHDHLYYVLYTPEISDERYDALLRELRTLETAHPELITPDSPTQRVGERPLEGFAHVRHAVPMLSIDNTYSPEELREFDARVRRALGDEPYTYLVDPKIDGVAVALRYEDGALALGATRGDGETGDDITQNLRTIRSVPLRLHGTGWPRIVEVRGEVYWPRANFEACNRQRVADGEEPFANPRNATAGTLKQLDARIVAQRGLAFQCHGFGVLDPAPIGARTHSALNERFRAWGIPISRHARQCRDIDAVIAFVHEWEPQRHALEYDTDGLVVKIDRLDQRRRLGTTSKAPRWCMAYKYAAEQAQSRLLSVDFQVGKLGTITPVANLEPVQLAGTTVKRATLHNFDQVRRLDLHVGDTVTVEKAGEIIPQVVAVDAARRPAGAKPIRPPKHCPECGGDVVQDEGGVYVRCLNPACPAQVIERLRFFCARDQMDIEGAGIKLVEALVKNRLVHNYADLYRLHERRPALIELERMGEKSVDNLLAGIEASKRQSLARVLAALGIRHVGITTAELLAEHFGDIDTLLAADEATLQEVEGIGPEVSASLREWLTSATGQRTIAELRAVGVNMRQPRTRKRAAGSPLAGKTVVVTGTLSKYSRSAAEALIKEHGGKATGSVSKKTDYVVAGESPGSKLDKARELGIRVLTEAEFERLLAGAD, from the coding sequence ATGAGCCCCGGTAAGCCCGGTCCCGCGGACATCGCCGCCCGCATCGCGGAGCTGCGCGCCGAGCTCCGCCGCCACGACCACCTCTATTACGTCCTGTACACGCCGGAAATCAGCGACGAGCGCTACGACGCGCTGCTGCGCGAACTGCGGACGCTGGAGACCGCCCACCCCGAGCTCATCACCCCCGACTCGCCGACCCAGCGCGTCGGCGAACGCCCCCTCGAGGGGTTCGCACACGTCCGCCACGCCGTGCCGATGCTCTCCATCGATAACACGTATTCGCCCGAGGAACTGCGCGAATTCGACGCGCGTGTCCGGCGGGCACTGGGCGACGAGCCGTACACGTACCTCGTCGATCCCAAAATCGACGGCGTGGCCGTCGCGCTGCGCTACGAGGACGGCGCGCTCGCGCTGGGCGCTACGCGCGGCGACGGCGAGACCGGCGACGACATCACGCAGAACCTGCGGACGATCCGCAGCGTGCCCCTGCGCCTGCACGGCACCGGCTGGCCGCGCATCGTCGAGGTGCGCGGCGAGGTCTACTGGCCGCGGGCGAATTTCGAGGCGTGCAACCGGCAACGCGTCGCCGATGGCGAGGAGCCCTTCGCCAACCCGCGCAACGCGACCGCCGGCACGCTGAAACAGCTCGACGCCCGCATCGTCGCGCAGCGCGGCCTGGCGTTTCAGTGCCACGGCTTCGGTGTGCTCGACCCGGCTCCGATCGGTGCGCGAACGCACAGCGCGCTCAATGAACGCTTCCGCGCGTGGGGCATTCCGATCAGCCGCCACGCGCGCCAGTGCCGCGATATCGATGCGGTGATCGCGTTCGTCCACGAATGGGAACCCCAGCGGCACGCCTTGGAGTATGACACCGACGGGCTGGTCGTGAAAATCGACCGCCTCGACCAGCGCCGCCGGCTTGGGACGACGAGCAAGGCGCCGCGCTGGTGCATGGCGTACAAGTACGCCGCCGAGCAGGCCCAGAGCCGGCTGCTTTCGGTGGACTTCCAGGTCGGCAAGCTCGGGACGATCACGCCGGTCGCGAACCTGGAGCCGGTGCAACTGGCGGGGACCACCGTGAAGCGGGCCACGCTGCACAACTTCGACCAGGTGCGGCGGCTCGATCTGCACGTGGGCGATACGGTGACCGTGGAGAAAGCCGGCGAGATCATCCCGCAGGTCGTCGCGGTCGATGCGGCCCGGCGCCCGGCGGGTGCGAAGCCGATCCGACCGCCCAAGCATTGCCCGGAGTGTGGCGGGGACGTCGTGCAGGATGAGGGTGGCGTGTACGTCCGGTGCCTGAACCCGGCCTGCCCGGCCCAGGTCATCGAGCGTCTGCGGTTCTTCTGCGCCCGGGACCAGATGGATATCGAAGGAGCCGGCATCAAACTCGTCGAAGCCCTGGTGAAGAACAGGCTCGTGCACAATTATGCTGACCTGTACCGCCTGCACGAACGACGCCCCGCGCTGATCGAGCTCGAGCGCATGGGCGAAAAGAGCGTGGACAACCTGCTGGCCGGCATCGAGGCGAGCAAGCGGCAGTCGCTCGCCCGGGTGCTGGCCGCCCTCGGCATCCGCCACGTCGGCATCACCACCGCCGAGCTGCTCGCTGAGCACTTCGGCGATATTGACACTCTACTGGCCGCGGACGAGGCCACGCTTCAAGAGGTTGAGGGCATCGGGCCCGAAGTATCTGCTTCGCTGCGCGAATGGCTGACCAGCGCGACGGGCCAGCGCACCATCGCGGAACTGCGCGCCGTCGGCGTGAACATGCGCCAGCCGCGCACGCGGAAACGCGCCGCCGGCAGCCCCCTGGCCGGCAAGACCGTCGTCGTCACCGGCACGCTCAGCAAGTACTCGCGCAGCGCGGCCGAGGCGCTCATCAAGGAGCACGGCGGGAAAGCCACCGGCAGCGTCAGCAAGAAGACCGACTACGTTGTCGCCGGCGAGTCGCCGGGCAGCAAGCTGGACAAGGCGCGCGAGCTGGGAATACGCGTTTTGACGGAGGCGGAGTTCGAGCGGCTGCTGGCCGGCGCGGACTAG
- a CDS encoding sulfatase: MNTRVPRLLASLVLAALAVPWSGCDRGTGPQARQPRNVLLVTLDTTRADYIGCYEPQRAANTPHLNALAADGTQFLRCISASAATPVSHASILTGLYPFEHGLRVIYAKSGCRLKADVPYLPALLQAAGWRTAAFLSAFTVSEFYGFQRGFDTFDSGLTRAAEGIMRPDETGHYEWGVVDNQRRSDHTTDAALAWLDQASPRTPFFLWVHYWDPHDWTPGVPETAPPPEFSRPFMEAATGSGPDQLRAMYAAEVAFVDLQFGRLIDKLKARGCYDDTLIVVLADHGQGLGDHNWWPHRLLYQEQIHLPLIVRMPAQPGGRRIDSLVRSIDVYPTILEAVGVPSPQPVTGESLLGLLQGRAGEPRYAYADGPHKYDLNAAMLARRPKDGNLYCLTDGTWKLLLRLDNQDDSELFNLASDPREARNVYRTEVAQAERLRRILDDLNPYQLEPFADEGRGDRGALKALESLGYVGSRADDQIEPDTQPTSRNAPSDD; encoded by the coding sequence ATGAACACCCGCGTCCCCCGGTTACTGGCTTCGCTCGTTCTGGCCGCGCTTGCGGTCCCCTGGAGCGGCTGCGACCGCGGGACCGGCCCGCAGGCGCGCCAGCCGCGCAACGTGCTGCTGGTCACGCTCGACACGACGCGGGCCGACTACATCGGCTGCTACGAGCCCCAGCGCGCCGCGAACACGCCGCACCTGAACGCCCTGGCCGCCGACGGCACGCAGTTCCTGCGCTGCATTTCCGCGTCGGCCGCGACGCCCGTTTCACACGCGTCGATCCTCACCGGGCTCTACCCGTTCGAGCACGGGCTGCGCGTCATCTACGCCAAGTCGGGCTGCCGGCTGAAGGCCGACGTGCCGTATCTGCCGGCGCTGCTGCAGGCCGCGGGTTGGCGGACCGCCGCGTTCCTGAGCGCGTTCACCGTGAGCGAGTTCTACGGATTTCAGCGCGGTTTTGACACGTTTGACAGCGGCCTGACGCGCGCCGCCGAGGGGATCATGCGCCCGGACGAAACGGGCCACTACGAATGGGGCGTGGTCGACAACCAGCGGCGCTCCGATCACACAACCGACGCGGCTCTGGCCTGGCTGGACCAGGCATCGCCGCGCACGCCGTTCTTCCTGTGGGTGCACTACTGGGATCCCCACGACTGGACGCCGGGCGTGCCCGAAACCGCCCCGCCGCCCGAGTTCAGCCGGCCGTTCATGGAGGCCGCGACGGGCTCCGGCCCCGACCAGTTGCGGGCCATGTACGCGGCCGAGGTCGCGTTCGTCGATCTGCAATTCGGGCGGCTGATCGACAAGCTCAAGGCCCGCGGCTGCTACGACGACACGCTGATCGTGGTGCTGGCGGATCACGGCCAGGGGCTGGGCGATCACAACTGGTGGCCCCACCGCCTGCTCTACCAGGAGCAGATCCACCTGCCGCTCATCGTGCGCATGCCGGCCCAGCCTGGTGGCCGGCGCATCGACAGCCTCGTGCGCAGCATTGATGTCTATCCGACAATCCTGGAAGCGGTCGGCGTGCCCAGCCCACAACCGGTCACCGGCGAATCGCTGCTCGGCCTGCTGCAGGGGCGCGCCGGCGAGCCGCGCTACGCCTACGCCGACGGCCCGCACAAGTACGACCTGAACGCGGCGATGCTCGCGCGGCGCCCCAAGGACGGCAACCTGTATTGCCTGACCGACGGCACCTGGAAACTTCTGCTGCGGCTGGACAACCAGGACGACAGCGAGCTGTTCAACCTCGCGTCCGACCCGCGCGAGGCCCGCAACGTGTATCGCACCGAGGTCGCACAGGCGGAGCGACTGCGCCGCATCCTGGACGATCTGAACCCGTATCAGCTCGAGCCATTCGCGGACGAGGGCCGCGGCGACCGCGGGGCGCTCAAGGCCCTGGAGAGCCTCGGCTACGTCGGCAGCCGGGCGGATGACCAAATCGAACCGGATACCCAACCGACTTCACGGAACGCGCCCTCCGACGACTGA
- a CDS encoding aryl-sulfate sulfotransferase codes for MAHVVCLRTVGVVLLMMGACLAGCGKTEPPEAGTAPPPAATTGDIDRLRSLPYVDSMAARGDEPEGVVFCDAERVCPGYNLYEVQMLSRAELIDAQGRVLRSWNHAPSDRWERAELLPNGDLVAVGAAPYVWKDGGPPERIADESRYVLRLDWHGQVLWKKQLRAHHDITPVPDGKLLVLTFERRMEPEINAQVPTRDDYLTLLNADGTVSAAHSMLAAVRRSAKVFRLKRVGPSVLGGPPWVDVFHSNSVEWLHREHLVGRHPLYDLGNILVCFRHQDRIAVFNWERNEVVWAWGEEELSGPHDAQVLENGHILVFDNGLGRGASRVLEIDPLAGQIVWRYQAQPATSFYTASKGSAQRLPNGNTLIAESDKGRAFEVTPAGEVVWEFVSPHKVKGSERAAIVRMRRVPTVLVDALNAQSGR; via the coding sequence ATGGCGCACGTGGTATGCCTGCGGACCGTGGGGGTGGTTCTGCTGATGATGGGCGCGTGCCTGGCCGGCTGCGGTAAGACCGAGCCGCCCGAGGCGGGGACCGCGCCGCCGCCCGCGGCGACGACCGGTGACATTGACCGGCTGCGCTCGTTGCCATACGTGGACAGCATGGCGGCACGCGGCGACGAGCCCGAGGGGGTCGTGTTCTGCGACGCGGAGCGTGTTTGCCCCGGCTACAACCTGTACGAAGTGCAGATGCTCAGCCGCGCTGAGCTGATCGATGCGCAGGGGCGGGTGCTCAGGTCCTGGAATCATGCCCCGAGCGATCGCTGGGAGCGTGCCGAGCTGCTCCCCAATGGCGACCTGGTCGCCGTGGGCGCCGCCCCGTACGTCTGGAAGGATGGCGGGCCTCCAGAGCGGATCGCGGACGAGTCGCGTTACGTGCTGCGGCTCGACTGGCACGGCCAGGTGCTGTGGAAGAAACAACTCCGCGCCCACCACGACATCACGCCGGTGCCCGACGGGAAGCTGCTGGTGCTCACATTCGAGCGGCGGATGGAGCCGGAGATCAATGCGCAGGTGCCCACGCGCGACGATTACCTGACGCTGCTAAACGCCGATGGCACGGTGAGCGCGGCGCATTCGATGCTGGCGGCCGTGCGGCGGAGCGCGAAGGTCTTCCGCCTGAAGCGCGTGGGGCCGTCGGTGCTGGGCGGGCCGCCGTGGGTGGACGTGTTTCACTCGAACTCGGTCGAGTGGCTGCACCGCGAGCACTTGGTCGGCCGGCACCCGCTGTATGACCTGGGCAACATCCTGGTGTGTTTCCGGCACCAGGATCGCATCGCCGTCTTCAATTGGGAGCGCAACGAAGTGGTCTGGGCGTGGGGGGAGGAAGAATTGAGCGGGCCGCACGATGCCCAGGTGCTCGAAAACGGGCACATCCTGGTGTTCGACAATGGCCTGGGCCGCGGGGCGTCGCGCGTGCTCGAAATCGATCCGCTGGCCGGCCAGATCGTCTGGCGCTACCAGGCGCAGCCGGCGACTTCGTTCTACACAGCGAGCAAAGGCTCGGCGCAGCGACTGCCCAACGGCAACACGCTGATCGCGGAGTCGGACAAAGGCCGCGCGTTCGAGGTGACGCCCGCGGGCGAGGTGGTCTGGGAATTCGTTTCCCCGCACAAGGTCAAGGGTAGCGAGCGGGCGGCGATTGTGCGGATGCGGCGCGTGCCGACCGTGCTGGTGGATGCGCTCAATGCGCAGAGCGGTCGTTGA
- a CDS encoding YebC/PmpR family DNA-binding transcriptional regulator has product MSGHSHWARIKRAKGVTDARRGRAWSRLSRGIIIAARQGGGDPDMNLTLRYAIDAARAANMPKDTIERAIKKGTGELGGATYEELLFEGYGPGGAAILCSVLTDNRNRTAPEIKKIFEARGGRIGAANCVARLFKKRGVFLITADKADEDTLTGIALETGADDVRALGDAFELTCDPAVFGAVSKALEAAGITPESAEVSMVASTSVMLQGEEADRMMKLIDALEEHDDTQAVHSNFEISDADAARLSDA; this is encoded by the coding sequence ATGAGCGGGCATTCACACTGGGCACGGATCAAGCGGGCAAAGGGGGTCACGGATGCGCGCCGCGGCCGGGCGTGGAGTCGGCTGTCGCGTGGCATCATCATCGCGGCGCGGCAGGGCGGGGGCGATCCTGACATGAACCTCACGCTGCGCTACGCGATCGATGCGGCCCGCGCGGCGAACATGCCGAAGGACACGATCGAGCGCGCGATCAAGAAGGGCACGGGTGAACTGGGCGGTGCAACGTACGAGGAACTGCTCTTCGAGGGCTACGGTCCCGGCGGGGCGGCGATCCTGTGCAGCGTGCTCACGGACAACCGCAACCGCACCGCGCCCGAGATCAAGAAGATCTTCGAGGCCCGCGGCGGGCGGATCGGTGCGGCCAACTGCGTGGCGCGGCTGTTCAAGAAACGCGGGGTCTTCCTGATCACGGCCGACAAGGCCGACGAGGACACGCTCACGGGGATCGCCCTGGAAACCGGGGCTGACGACGTCCGCGCGCTGGGGGATGCGTTCGAGCTGACTTGCGATCCGGCGGTGTTCGGCGCGGTCTCGAAGGCCCTCGAGGCGGCCGGCATCACGCCGGAGAGTGCCGAAGTGTCGATGGTCGCATCGACGTCGGTCATGCTCCAGGGTGAAGAGGCCGATCGGATGATGAAGCTGATCGACGCCCTCGAAGAGCACGATGACACGCAGGCGGTGCACAGCAACTTCGAGATCTCGGATGCCGACGCCGCGCGTCTCTCCGATGCGTGA
- the trmB gene encoding tRNA (guanosine(46)-N7)-methyltransferase TrmB, which yields MPSPNVIVELHELTDFTWKVLFGDERPVEVEIGTGKAGFLLRRARARPERNFLGIEWANEFYRFAADRLTRWGVPNVRMLRTDASHFIRVVCPRASLTALHVYHPDPWPKRRHQKRRLFQPAFVNAAVECLVPGGHWAVQTDHAEYFEVIRGLLLSHPGLRETPFDDPEFGVEAARVATNFEIKYLREGRRLYQLAVKRR from the coding sequence ATGCCGTCGCCCAATGTGATCGTTGAACTCCACGAGCTGACCGACTTCACCTGGAAGGTCCTCTTCGGTGACGAGCGCCCCGTCGAGGTGGAGATTGGCACAGGCAAAGCGGGGTTCCTGCTGCGCCGGGCGCGGGCGCGGCCGGAGCGCAACTTCCTGGGCATCGAGTGGGCGAACGAGTTCTATCGCTTCGCGGCGGACCGCCTGACGCGATGGGGTGTGCCAAACGTGCGGATGCTGCGCACGGATGCCAGCCACTTTATCCGGGTGGTGTGTCCGCGGGCCTCGCTGACCGCGCTGCACGTTTACCACCCCGACCCGTGGCCGAAGCGGCGGCACCAGAAGCGTCGCCTGTTCCAGCCGGCGTTCGTCAACGCCGCGGTCGAATGCCTGGTACCGGGCGGGCACTGGGCGGTGCAGACGGACCACGCCGAGTATTTCGAGGTTATCCGGGGCCTGCTGTTGAGCCATCCGGGTCTGCGGGAGACGCCGTTCGACGATCCGGAATTCGGCGTGGAGGCGGCCCGGGTGGCGACGAATTTCGAGATCAAGTATCTGCGGGAAGGACGGCGGCTATACCAGTTGGCGGTCAAGCGGCGCTGA